A stretch of Lysobacter sp. K5869 DNA encodes these proteins:
- a CDS encoding flavin-dependent oxidoreductase: MDILIAGAGIGGLAAALSLHAAGFRSIRVLESAAQIDPLGVGLNLLPNACRELQELGVLDELIAGSIQTRELVFCNWHGNRVWQEPRGRFAGHGWPQLSIHRGFLQKVLAAEVRKRLGEDAIATDSRVKGFLVKADGRVEAEVEHRVAGRQERLTADVLVGADGIRSAVRAQLYPEEGATCWNGLMMWRGTAWAKPYLSGASMLVSGDVDGRWLVLYPIAPNPDGGEEILINWITTRPIPGAGNRHNGDWRHSVDKQEVFDHFGDWRLDDVDVQGILRSAAQAHAYPMLDRDALPRWSFGPVTLLGDSAHPMYPMGSNGATQAIVDGRSLAYHLAHGADIRQALIAYEEERRPVTTEMQFRNRQQGPEVMITMANQRAPAGFSNIDDVIKPDELAAIASRYAQAAGFDPAMLRNRRSYDVAS; this comes from the coding sequence ATGGACATTCTGATTGCCGGAGCGGGAATCGGCGGACTGGCCGCCGCGCTGAGCTTGCATGCGGCCGGCTTCCGCTCGATCCGGGTGCTGGAATCGGCCGCGCAGATCGATCCCTTGGGCGTGGGCCTCAACCTGCTGCCCAACGCGTGCAGGGAACTGCAAGAATTGGGCGTATTGGACGAACTCATCGCGGGTTCGATTCAGACCCGCGAGCTGGTGTTCTGCAACTGGCACGGCAATCGGGTCTGGCAGGAACCTCGCGGGCGCTTCGCCGGGCACGGCTGGCCGCAGCTGTCGATCCACCGCGGTTTTCTGCAGAAGGTGCTCGCGGCGGAAGTGCGCAAGCGCCTGGGCGAGGACGCGATCGCGACCGATTCGCGGGTGAAGGGTTTTCTCGTCAAAGCGGACGGCCGGGTCGAGGCGGAGGTCGAGCACCGCGTGGCCGGGCGGCAAGAACGGTTGACGGCCGACGTGTTGGTCGGCGCCGACGGAATCCGTTCCGCGGTGCGCGCGCAGTTGTACCCGGAAGAGGGCGCGACCTGCTGGAACGGCTTGATGATGTGGCGCGGCACGGCCTGGGCCAAGCCGTATCTCTCCGGCGCCAGCATGCTGGTGTCCGGCGATGTCGACGGCAGATGGCTGGTGCTGTATCCCATCGCGCCCAATCCCGACGGCGGCGAGGAGATCCTGATCAACTGGATCACCACCCGGCCGATTCCCGGCGCGGGCAACCGGCACAACGGCGATTGGCGCCATTCGGTGGACAAGCAGGAAGTGTTCGATCACTTCGGCGACTGGCGCCTGGACGATGTCGATGTTCAGGGCATTCTGCGCTCGGCCGCGCAGGCGCACGCCTATCCCATGCTCGACCGCGACGCCTTGCCGCGCTGGAGCTTCGGGCCGGTGACCTTGCTCGGCGACTCGGCGCATCCGATGTATCCGATGGGTTCCAACGGCGCGACCCAGGCCATCGTCGACGGCCGCTCGCTGGCCTATCACCTGGCGCACGGCGCCGATATCAGGCAAGCCCTGATCGCGTACGAAGAGGAACGCAGGCCGGTCACCACGGAAATGCAGTTCCGCAACCGGCAGCAGGGGCCGGAGGTGATGATCACGATGGCCAATCAACGCGCGCCGGCGGGATTTTCCAATATCGACGACGTGATCAAGCCCGACGAGCTCGCGGCCATCGCCTCGCGGTATGCGCAGGCGGCGGGGTTCGATCCGGCGATGCTGAGGAATCGGCGGTCGTACGATGTAGCGTCTTAG
- a CDS encoding XVIPCD domain-containing protein: MDEKIEVGYRNIGSVAGKDYHHKFLLYTDKNGEQHTISGWTGEEKPGLPYGRMHVESNLPYDSTNPDHPDNLNAKGQKQYREEIATGADLSKTWDKMVADAQSKSDKYPYDPQVQNSNTLADSVLRDAKLKEPSQDGFFGHWAPASGRALDESIKPSEPGLGNSGRTFSTSDAKPDPQREGQLRGDPMFQQALAGLDKLGPDAGVYDNQQDKERIAGALAVQARQAKLPEIQDVAPSQTNNNVFAVWKNPGNEGDIKYAPVDKTEAAKQPLADNLHKLEALGQQQQQEQRQPQQEQQQTMTQGGQGGQSAPSHGALKLS, translated from the coding sequence ATGGACGAGAAAATCGAAGTCGGCTACCGCAACATCGGCTCGGTGGCGGGCAAGGACTACCACCACAAGTTCCTGCTCTACACCGACAAGAACGGCGAGCAGCACACCATCAGCGGTTGGACCGGCGAGGAAAAGCCGGGCTTGCCGTACGGGCGGATGCACGTGGAGAGCAATCTGCCCTACGACAGCACCAATCCCGACCATCCCGACAACCTCAACGCCAAGGGCCAGAAGCAGTACCGCGAGGAGATCGCCACCGGCGCGGACCTGTCCAAGACCTGGGACAAGATGGTCGCCGACGCGCAGAGCAAGAGCGACAAATATCCCTACGACCCGCAGGTGCAGAACTCCAACACCCTGGCCGACAGCGTGCTGCGCGACGCCAAGCTCAAGGAGCCCAGCCAGGACGGTTTCTTCGGCCATTGGGCGCCGGCCTCGGGCCGCGCGCTGGACGAATCGATCAAGCCGAGCGAGCCGGGCCTGGGCAATTCCGGCCGCACCTTCAGCACCAGCGACGCCAAGCCCGATCCGCAGCGCGAAGGCCAGTTGCGCGGCGACCCGATGTTCCAGCAGGCGCTCGCCGGCTTGGACAAGCTCGGCCCGGACGCGGGCGTGTACGACAACCAGCAGGACAAGGAGCGCATCGCCGGGGCGCTGGCGGTGCAAGCGCGGCAGGCCAAGCTGCCGGAGATCCAGGACGTGGCGCCGAGCCAGACCAACAACAACGTGTTCGCGGTGTGGAAGAACCCGGGCAACGAAGGCGACATCAAATACGCTCCGGTCGATAAGACCGAAGCGGCGAAGCAGCCGCTGGCGGACAATCTGCACAAGCTCGAGGCCTTGGGCCAGCAGCAACAGCAGGAACAGCGTCAGCCGCAGCAAGAACAGCAGCAGACGATGACGCAAGGCGGCCAGGGCGGGCAAAGCGCGCCCAGCCATGGAGCGCTCAAGCTGAGTTGA
- a CDS encoding PA2169 family four-helix-bundle protein, whose translation MTDKKTEHSLNDLIQIARDGEHFYAEAAKKVGDTELAGAFLRMSTAKGAIVEQLSAEVAAGGGKPASGGTFVGSMQEVYGRVRATLGDTRYGYVAELEESEDRLLKAFNDVHDDPNVAPSARAAVERLLPQVRQSHREMSQRKHALKH comes from the coding sequence ATGACCGACAAGAAGACCGAACACAGCCTCAACGATCTGATCCAGATCGCCCGCGACGGCGAGCATTTCTACGCCGAGGCGGCGAAGAAGGTCGGCGACACCGAACTGGCCGGCGCGTTCTTGCGCATGTCCACCGCCAAGGGCGCGATCGTCGAGCAGCTCAGCGCCGAAGTCGCCGCCGGCGGCGGCAAGCCGGCGTCCGGGGGCACCTTCGTCGGCTCGATGCAGGAGGTCTACGGCCGCGTGCGCGCCACGCTGGGCGACACCCGCTATGGCTACGTGGCCGAACTGGAAGAGTCCGAGGACCGGCTGCTGAAGGCGTTCAACGACGTCCACGACGATCCCAACGTCGCGCCGTCGGCGCGGGCCGCGGTCGAGCGGCTGTTGCCGCAGGTCCGCCAGAGCCATCGCGAGATGAGCCAGCGCAAGCACGCTTTGAAGCATTGA
- a CDS encoding TonB-dependent siderophore receptor, with protein sequence MAAEPADAGDAQTLDTVRVNAYRTTTHSQGATKTDAPIAQTPQSIAVIAREELDARGVQNLNDAMRYVAGVSLESSGIDNRVDDFRIRGYDAGSWSNNVTLDGLRAPQGGQWNRTMFDTWNLERVEVLKGPSAVMYGQVAPGGMVNQVSKTPTPDQQQVLQLGLDGHGQYSAAFDVGAGSGDDAHLVRLVGLYRDGDTQIERTEQKHWFLAPSYTWQIAERTRLTLLGLYQKDDGGSTYQFLPMDGTLRPTRYGRMKNTTFIGEPSWNTYDRTIWTAGWLLEHGFNENWTLSQSARRTHVDSLYRGVITLGALSADGRTQNRRATYGDGDSDGDTIDTRLQGQFVTGAVAHTLLFGVDWQKADWVGGRGAMSNPAPIDIFHPVYTGYTPVVRSVGLSRGTNEQTGVYLQDQLAFGNWRVLLGGRYDRTDDDTSTATRTVATGAVTPWVRTRLKNDAFTGRAGVLYAAPGGWSPYLSYAESFQPATTDINQSYARTPFDPITGKQWEGGVKFQPSSFDGLITLSAYDLRQENILVDDPDPTHVNCGASGALRCQAQSGEGRVRGLELEARVTPLEGFSVIGAASRMDSEVTRGAPELRGKQLAQVPEWTATAWLDYTFHQGALEGLGLAAGVRYNGESYGDSANLYRIPSYTVFDAAIRYRVDTGNGPATQFSLNVGNLGDKTYISTCGSVASCYYGTGRTVVASVRLSW encoded by the coding sequence TTGGCGGCCGAACCCGCGGACGCAGGCGACGCGCAGACCTTGGACACCGTCCGGGTCAACGCCTACCGCACCACCACCCATTCCCAGGGCGCGACCAAGACCGACGCGCCGATCGCCCAGACTCCGCAGTCGATCGCGGTGATCGCGCGCGAGGAACTCGACGCGCGCGGCGTGCAGAACCTCAACGACGCCATGCGCTACGTCGCCGGCGTGTCGCTGGAAAGCAGCGGCATCGACAACCGCGTCGACGATTTCCGCATCCGCGGCTACGACGCCGGCAGTTGGAGCAACAACGTCACCCTCGACGGCCTGCGCGCGCCGCAGGGCGGGCAGTGGAACCGCACCATGTTCGACACCTGGAATCTGGAGCGGGTCGAAGTGCTCAAGGGGCCGTCGGCGGTGATGTACGGGCAGGTCGCGCCCGGCGGCATGGTCAATCAGGTCAGCAAGACGCCGACGCCGGACCAGCAGCAGGTGCTGCAACTCGGCCTGGACGGCCACGGCCAGTACAGCGCCGCGTTCGACGTCGGCGCCGGCAGCGGCGACGACGCGCACCTGGTGCGTCTGGTCGGCCTGTACCGCGACGGCGACACCCAGATCGAGCGCACCGAACAGAAGCACTGGTTCCTGGCGCCGAGCTACACCTGGCAGATCGCCGAACGCACGCGCCTGACCTTGCTCGGCCTGTATCAAAAGGACGACGGCGGCTCGACCTATCAGTTCCTGCCGATGGACGGCACCTTGCGGCCGACCCGCTACGGTCGGATGAAGAACACCACCTTCATCGGCGAGCCGAGCTGGAACACCTACGACCGCACGATCTGGACCGCGGGCTGGCTGCTGGAACACGGCTTCAACGAGAACTGGACGCTGAGCCAGAGCGCGCGGCGCACGCACGTGGATTCGCTGTATCGCGGCGTCATCACGCTGGGCGCGCTGAGCGCCGACGGCCGCACCCAAAACCGCCGCGCCACCTACGGCGACGGCGATTCCGACGGCGACACCATCGACACCCGCCTCCAGGGCCAGTTCGTCACCGGCGCGGTCGCGCACACGTTGCTGTTCGGCGTGGACTGGCAGAAGGCGGACTGGGTCGGCGGCCGCGGCGCGATGAGCAATCCGGCGCCGATCGACATCTTCCACCCGGTTTACACCGGCTACACCCCGGTGGTGCGCTCGGTCGGCCTGTCGCGCGGCACCAATGAGCAAACCGGCGTCTATCTGCAGGACCAGCTCGCGTTCGGCAACTGGCGCGTGCTGCTCGGCGGGCGCTACGACCGCACCGACGACGACACCTCCACCGCGACCCGCACGGTCGCCACCGGCGCGGTCACGCCGTGGGTGCGCACGCGCCTGAAGAACGACGCTTTCACCGGCCGCGCCGGCGTGCTGTACGCGGCGCCCGGCGGCTGGTCGCCGTACCTGAGCTACGCCGAATCGTTCCAGCCGGCGACCACCGACATCAATCAGAGCTACGCGCGCACGCCGTTCGATCCGATCACCGGCAAGCAGTGGGAGGGCGGGGTGAAGTTCCAGCCGTCGAGCTTCGACGGACTGATCACGCTGTCGGCCTACGACCTGCGCCAAGAGAACATCCTCGTCGACGATCCCGACCCGACCCACGTCAACTGCGGCGCCAGCGGCGCGCTGCGTTGTCAGGCGCAAAGCGGCGAAGGCCGCGTGCGCGGCCTGGAACTGGAAGCGCGCGTGACGCCGCTGGAAGGCTTCAGCGTGATCGGCGCGGCCTCGCGCATGGATTCGGAAGTGACCCGCGGCGCGCCGGAACTGCGCGGCAAGCAATTGGCGCAGGTGCCGGAGTGGACCGCGACCGCGTGGCTGGACTACACCTTCCACCAAGGCGCGCTGGAAGGCCTCGGCTTGGCGGCGGGCGTGCGCTACAACGGCGAGAGCTACGGCGACAGCGCCAACCTCTACCGGATTCCGTCCTACACCGTGTTCGACGCGGCGATCCGCTATCGCGTGGACACCGGCAACGGCCCGGCGACGCAGTTCTCGCTCAACGTCGGCAACCTCGGCGACAAGACCTACATCTCCACCTGCGGCAGCGTCGCCTCGTGTTACTACGGCACCGGTCGCACCGTAGTCGCGAGCGTGCGGCTGAGCTGGTGA
- a CDS encoding DUF6289 family protein, with product MHRIKLIALGVLLAASASTGAATQSQGCFCSTIYYNDAGDVVGVRQPASCGDPGYGDVTKKYKVVAGCVM from the coding sequence ATGCACCGCATCAAGCTGATCGCGTTGGGCGTCCTGCTGGCCGCATCCGCCAGCACCGGCGCCGCCACTCAATCGCAGGGTTGCTTCTGCTCGACCATCTACTACAACGACGCCGGCGACGTGGTCGGCGTGCGCCAGCCCGCCAGCTGCGGCGACCCGGGCTACGGCGATGTGACCAAGAAGTACAAGGTGGTCGCCGGCTGCGTCATGTAA
- a CDS encoding DUF6393 family protein, translating to MKTGVAQMLEEIYSSRKPVRFEQLDVSEIVLKHIPLGTDKAAVSGLFAGSASSKIVEEQAATLIVRDNKGQAMLDPDARSVVMTFSFDAAGKLAKVAAVHLKNQ from the coding sequence ATGAAAACAGGAGTTGCGCAGATGCTGGAAGAAATCTATTCGTCTCGAAAGCCGGTTCGCTTCGAACAGCTCGACGTGAGCGAGATCGTGCTCAAGCACATTCCGCTGGGCACCGATAAGGCCGCGGTGTCGGGGCTGTTCGCGGGCTCGGCCAGTTCCAAGATCGTCGAGGAGCAGGCCGCCACGCTGATCGTGCGCGACAACAAGGGCCAGGCCATGCTCGACCCCGACGCGCGTTCGGTGGTGATGACCTTCTCCTTCGACGCCGCCGGCAAGCTCGCCAAGGTCGCCGCCGTCCACCTCAAGAATCAGTAA
- a CDS encoding MBL fold metallo-hydrolase — protein sequence MPRHSLSVLIAAVLAGAAVSACSRPQPAAEQPAAAAPAAAPAEAKPADAKPVQNADVFAFRIGQLEAFALKDGDIDAPNDGKTFGVGHPPADVAALLSAAGQPTDVLHLSIQPLLVRAGERTLLFDTGAADASFARAGRLPASLRAAGTEPGQVTDIFISHGHPDHVGGLLTHEGALAFPNATVHLSEAEWASLKADAGAAKLVAAIAPKVQTFQPNAELVPGVVAAVAVDGHTPGHSAYQIASGDERLLYIGDSAHHYIVSVQRPDWTIQYDGDAPKAQASRRALLKRAAAENLHVYAVHFPFPGLGRIQAEGENFAWVPDR from the coding sequence ATGCCCCGTCATTCGCTTTCCGTGTTGATCGCCGCCGTGCTCGCCGGCGCGGCCGTGTCGGCCTGTTCGCGTCCGCAGCCCGCCGCCGAACAACCCGCCGCCGCCGCGCCCGCCGCGGCGCCGGCCGAGGCCAAGCCCGCCGACGCCAAGCCGGTGCAGAACGCCGATGTGTTCGCGTTCCGCATCGGCCAGCTCGAAGCCTTCGCGCTCAAGGACGGCGACATCGACGCGCCCAACGACGGCAAGACCTTCGGCGTCGGCCATCCGCCGGCCGATGTCGCCGCGCTGCTGAGCGCCGCCGGCCAGCCCACCGACGTGCTGCACCTGAGCATCCAGCCGCTGCTGGTGCGCGCGGGCGAGCGCACGCTGCTGTTCGACACCGGCGCGGCCGACGCGTCCTTCGCCCGCGCCGGCCGCCTGCCGGCCTCGCTGCGCGCCGCCGGCACCGAGCCGGGGCAGGTCACCGACATCTTCATTTCCCACGGCCATCCCGATCACGTCGGCGGCTTGCTGACCCACGAGGGCGCGCTGGCGTTTCCGAACGCGACCGTGCATCTGAGCGAAGCCGAATGGGCGTCGCTCAAGGCCGATGCCGGCGCCGCCAAGCTGGTTGCCGCGATCGCGCCGAAGGTGCAGACCTTCCAGCCCAACGCCGAACTCGTGCCGGGCGTGGTCGCCGCGGTCGCGGTCGACGGCCACACTCCGGGCCACAGCGCGTACCAGATCGCTTCGGGCGACGAGCGCTTGCTGTATATCGGCGATTCGGCGCATCACTACATCGTCTCGGTGCAGCGCCCGGACTGGACCATCCAGTACGACGGCGACGCGCCCAAGGCCCAGGCCAGCCGCCGTGCCTTGCTCAAGCGCGCCGCCGCCGAGAACCTGCACGTGTACGCCGTGCACTTCCCGTTCCCGGGCCTGGGCCGGATCCAGGCCGAAGGCGAGAACTTCGCGTGGGTGCCCGACCGCTGA
- a CDS encoding thioesterase family protein, producing the protein MPSFAELIEGFDPAAEILPPAHWFQGRTVYGGLTAALALQAAIRAAPAGAPPLRAAQVAFVGPASGALRFQPRVLREGKSSLSVDVEASSDGEPALRALFVFAAARASRIAHDFSQRPPAPPAADCPRLPTHELAPRFLGNFDVRMAGGSAPASGAANPEFIAWVRHLDDNGVAPAVALVALADALPPAALASFTEMAPVSSIAWSFELFDPPAGRGWFLLRSFSQHAAHGYSVQDMEIWDESGRRVLAGRQSVALYQ; encoded by the coding sequence CCGCCGGCGCATTGGTTCCAGGGCCGCACCGTCTACGGCGGGCTGACCGCGGCGCTGGCGCTGCAGGCGGCGATCCGCGCAGCGCCCGCCGGCGCGCCGCCGTTGCGCGCCGCGCAGGTCGCCTTCGTCGGCCCGGCGTCCGGCGCGCTGCGGTTCCAGCCGCGGGTGTTGCGCGAAGGCAAATCCTCGCTGTCGGTGGACGTCGAGGCCAGCAGCGACGGCGAACCCGCACTGCGCGCGCTGTTCGTGTTCGCCGCGGCGCGCGCCAGCCGCATCGCCCACGATTTCTCGCAACGCCCGCCAGCGCCGCCCGCCGCCGACTGTCCGCGCCTGCCGACGCACGAACTGGCGCCGCGCTTTCTCGGCAACTTCGATGTGCGCATGGCCGGCGGCTCGGCGCCGGCGTCGGGCGCGGCGAATCCGGAATTCATCGCCTGGGTGCGCCACCTGGACGACAACGGCGTCGCGCCGGCGGTCGCCCTGGTCGCCCTCGCCGACGCGCTGCCGCCCGCGGCCTTGGCCAGCTTCACCGAAATGGCGCCGGTCAGCTCGATCGCGTGGAGCTTCGAGTTGTTCGATCCGCCCGCCGGCCGCGGCTGGTTCCTGCTGCGCTCTTTCAGCCAGCACGCCGCGCACGGGTATTCGGTGCAGGACATGGAGATCTGGGACGAATCGGGGCGGCGCGTGCTGGCGGGCCGGCAATCGGTGGCGCTGTACCAATGA
- a CDS encoding NIPSNAP family protein, giving the protein MTDRAARLVEVRTYKLKPGHGERFVAAMAAALPMVRASGMDVVAFGRSDHEHESFHLIRAYADRDELTAQQDAFYGSDAWKLGPRQALIDCLDDYLNTLLWLTPDSIEDLRSRNGLKRI; this is encoded by the coding sequence ATGACCGACCGCGCCGCCCGACTCGTCGAAGTCCGCACTTACAAGCTCAAACCCGGCCATGGCGAGCGTTTCGTCGCGGCAATGGCGGCCGCGCTGCCGATGGTGCGCGCCAGCGGCATGGACGTGGTCGCGTTCGGCCGCAGCGATCACGAGCACGAGAGCTTCCACCTGATCCGCGCCTACGCCGACCGCGACGAATTGACCGCGCAGCAGGACGCGTTCTACGGCTCCGACGCGTGGAAGCTCGGGCCGCGGCAAGCCTTGATCGATTGCCTGGACGACTACCTCAACACGCTGTTGTGGCTGACGCCGGACAGCATCGAAGACCTGCGTTCCCGCAACGGCCTCAAACGGATCTAG
- a CDS encoding alpha/beta hydrolase-fold protein gives MSQAALVSPCRSGVSRDPGGEDRAGRFVSRRMGVSVAGGSSFVARAASRLAPLLQGVAVAFVGMGWCAPAVAQPDPNQRIGVTVADAPSPDYRFERFVVASDDGLRQWRVNLGIPRQRAPRGGFAALYMLDGNAALMEFDAAALATLAQGRPPVLVFVGYDNDLRIDGAQRTGDYTPSAVDDGLGQGVRGGGAARFGEALIGTIQPEARRRARIDRSREALWGHSLGGLFVLNLLYTRGDAFARWFPASPSLWWDRGAILGEPERRFLARQLARPASVTIAQGERERAPREGAREAADPRAAAHRARIGVVPADAARRLAERLRAMPGLSVCYREFPGLGHGPMLRASLLAAAQTMADEAAPPCEAAPER, from the coding sequence ATGAGCCAAGCGGCTTTGGTCTCCCCCTGTAGGAGCGGCGTAAGCCGCGACCCCGGAGGCGAAGATCGCGCCGGACGCTTCGTTTCGCGGCGGATGGGCGTGTCGGTTGCAGGTGGGTCCTCGTTCGTTGCGAGGGCCGCGTCGCGGCTTGCGCCGCTCCTACAGGGGGTGGCCGTGGCGTTCGTGGGGATGGGGTGGTGCGCGCCCGCGGTCGCGCAGCCGGATCCGAACCAACGCATCGGCGTCACCGTCGCCGATGCGCCTTCGCCGGACTATCGATTCGAGCGCTTCGTGGTCGCTTCCGACGATGGACTGCGGCAGTGGCGGGTCAATCTGGGCATCCCGCGCCAGCGCGCTCCGCGCGGCGGATTCGCGGCCTTGTACATGCTCGACGGCAACGCCGCGTTGATGGAATTCGACGCGGCGGCGCTGGCGACATTGGCGCAAGGCCGGCCGCCGGTGCTGGTGTTCGTCGGTTACGACAACGATCTGCGCATCGACGGCGCGCAACGCACCGGCGATTACACGCCCAGCGCGGTCGACGACGGGTTGGGGCAGGGCGTTCGCGGCGGTGGCGCGGCGAGGTTCGGCGAGGCGCTGATCGGGACAATCCAGCCCGAGGCGCGCCGCCGCGCGCGCATCGACCGCTCGCGCGAGGCGCTGTGGGGACATTCGCTCGGCGGGCTGTTCGTGCTGAATCTGCTCTACACCCGTGGCGATGCGTTCGCTCGCTGGTTCCCCGCGAGCCCGTCGCTGTGGTGGGATCGCGGCGCGATCCTCGGCGAGCCCGAGCGGCGTTTTCTCGCGCGCCAACTGGCGCGTCCGGCGAGCGTGACCATCGCCCAAGGCGAGCGCGAACGCGCGCCGCGCGAAGGGGCGCGCGAGGCCGCCGATCCGCGCGCGGCCGCGCATCGGGCGCGGATCGGCGTGGTGCCGGCCGATGCCGCGCGCCGGCTCGCCGAGCGCTTGCGGGCCATGCCCGGCTTGAGCGTGTGTTATCGCGAATTCCCCGGACTCGGCCACGGTCCGATGCTGCGCGCCTCGCTGCTGGCCGCCGCGCAAACGATGGCCGACGAGGCGGCCCCGCCCTGCGAGGCGGCGCCGGAACGCTGA